The Pseudosulfitobacter pseudonitzschiae nucleotide sequence CACTACCGGATTTGTGCTCCCAGAGCACTTTTGCACATCTGTCCCGGACCCCGAGGATAGTTTGCGAAGGTGAAGAGGGGGCTTGCCCGGACTATACGGTGCCCAAAAACACAAACGGCGCGTGAGTTTCCCCACACGCCGCGCGCAGTCTTGGTCTTAGTCGAAGAGCGTCACGGGAACGACCTTCCGGGGTCAGCCGGAACACGGCGCTAGCGTAGAGATATGAAACACCGCTCCACATAAAGTAGGTGCCAGCCAAGATGATCGGGGCCAAGAGCTTGGCAACGAGTGGCAGGTTATCGTCGAGCCGCTCGTTGCCCGTTCCCGTGAAGATCACAACAAACGCACCAATGGCCGCGCCCAGTGACAGGAACATGAACACGCGCATGATAAACTGAACCCGGCGACGGATCAGTATCATTGTATTTCAGATCATAAATCGTAGCACAGCCATAGTTTCACCTCACAATTCGGTCACCTCAAACAGCACAATGTCTGTAAGCGCGACCTCTTCAATTCGTTCGCCATTCTCAAAGCTCACCAGAAGAGCCTTATTCGTTTTCGCCTTACGATCAGTCAGGATGCGGCCTATTTTGTCGCCTTGCTGGCAAAGAATAGCCACCTGACCAGTTGGCGATTTGCGCGCGCCTTTATCTGTGTCGGCGTCCGCTGCACTGGTCAAGGCCGACAAAACCGGCTCCAAATTGGTCTTGGGCGGTTCAGCAGGCGCATTCTGCGGCCCCTGCCCCGCCTCAATCGCGTTGCGAAGAGCTGCAACCGTTACGCGGCTTACGTCCTCTGCCGGTGTTGCCTGTATGAAGTCGCGGGCGGCGGCTTCGTCTTTTTTCCACTGAGCATTCAAATCCGAAAGCGCCAACACCGGCACGTTTTGCTGTGCCAGCTCCTGCAATTCTTCCGGCATCTTCACCACAGCCGCGAACCTGGAAATAGCCGATTGGCTCCATCCAAGAGATTCCGCGATTTGAGGCCGTGTCATCCCATCCTTTTTCATCTGCTCAACGGCCACCGCGATTTCCATTGTCGTCAGGTCGGCGCGCTGTACGTTCTCCGTGATCTGGATAGCTCGGAGCTGCGAAGTGGCCTCCTTCACAAATGCCGGGATACTTTTCAACCCTGCGAGCTTCGCAGCCCGCCAGCGGCGCTCACCCATGATAATAAGGTGCTTCCCGTCATCATTGGCAGGCTGAACTGTAATCGGCTGCAAAATGCCGTGTATCTTGATGTTGTCGCTTAGGGATCGCAACTTTCCCTGATCGAACGTGCGGCGCGGCTGCTCTGGATCGGATTCGATCAAAGTCAGCTTGATTTCGGCCTGCCCGTCACCTGCAACAGGTTTCTTCTTGTTGTTGATGCTGTCGAGCTTTCCCGCCGCCGCCAGTTTATCCAGCGTACTTGTTAGATTCCTTGCCATATCATGCGCCTCCGTTCACCTTGCCATAGAGCCAGTCAAAGAACGCCCCGAACTCTTCTTGCGCGCCCTTGCCGCTCTTCGTCTTTATCTCTGAAAGAGGCACACCATCCTCCTGCGCCACCACATAGGCCACACGGTTGCGAATTTGATGGCGGATCACAACTTGCTCGAACTCTGCCGCCACTGCGGCCAAAGCGTCACGCTCCACCTGCTTTACCGCATCGAAGCGCGACGGCAGGAAACCCAGAAGTTGCAGATCATCATTGACGGCCTGAGCTGCGATAAACGCCTCAAGGGCCATTTCAATTCCATCCAGAGAGTATTTTTTCAGCTCAATAGGAACCAGAAGGTAATCAGCTCCCAGAAGTGCGCCGTACACCACATCACCAAAGCTCGGCGGCGTGTCGATAACGCAGAAGTCGGCACCATTGCTATTGCTAAGCGCGCTGCTCACATTGACCATCACGTCATCGGTGTTTTGCGCCTGCAAATCCTTATGGCCCGCGATTACGTTGATTTCGCCCGCGCCCAGACCGGCTTTGAATGGCTTGGCATCCAACACCATGTCCAGCGCATCACCAATCACCAGGCAATGTTCAAACGAGCTGGTAAGATTCCGCTGACTGTCCAAGTCAACAGCGATGACCGAATGCCCCCTGCCCGCAAGTGAAAATACAATCTGGCTTGCAATCGTGGTCTTGCCGACGCCGCCCTTGTTATTTGCTACTACTATTTTTTTCATTGTCCTGCTCTCCTGCATCAGCGGAGTTTATCCGGTTACTTCTTCCGAGAGACAAAACCGTCCTCCGTAAAGGCGTCAATCTGATCGTCGGTGCGACGGCTCATGCGCCGCCCATCGCCTGACACCATGATCTCGGCATCTGGATTGATTTTGATGATCGACCCATCACCTTCCAAATATGTTGTCTCCATATCACGGCTAACCACGACACTTCCGTCATGCTTGATTTCAATCCAGTCGTTATCAACTAAAACTCTGACAGAGTGCTCTTCGATGACGATGCCCGACCATCCCAATGGCTGATCGCGGCGCACCACCACTTTGTCAGGGTGCAATTTGATCTGAACATCCTCGACATCATCCACGCCCTTCAACATCACAAACGCCTCTTGGTCTTCGGGCTTTGCCAGAAGACGCGCAAACGCCTCCTTTGGGCGCCATAGGAAAGGTTCGTCGCGCTTCTGCCGTTTCTTGTTTTTGTGAAAAGCAATCAGCAACTCCGCCGATTCCCAGATTGCGTGAACTTTGGCTGGCAAGGTCATGTTAGGTCCTTTCCGGCGTATCGGCCGCCACACTGTAAGGGTTAGCAGGACCGTAGCGAATACCGCCCTGCTCGAAAAATCCCATGGCCCCGAGTAGCCAGGCACGGTGAAGCTCGGTTCCCGCAATGAGACGACGGACCAAGCGAGGCATGGTTTGCCCCGAATGGCCGGCTAAATAGGCGCGAAGATAGAAGTCGTTCATCATGTCGAAAATCCCTTCCAGATCAGAATAATGTGAGAATGGGCGGGCTGAAAGGCCCGCCCGAAAATCAGGCGCGGGGCAGAGCGATACGGCCGCTCATGCTGCGGCCCTTTCTGCTTCCACACTCTCACCCTTGACCAAAAAATCGGTTGCCTTTTGAGCTTCGCGCGCAGCCTTGAAAATAAGCCGCTTGTCGTCCTTGAGGGCGCACAACCAGCTCTTGATATATGCGCCGGATTGCCCAAAATCAGGGATCAGGCCAAGGCGGGCGCAAACCATGCAATTTCCGATCTCCGCAATCAGTTCCTCGAACGCATAGGGCTTGCGGTCGGCAAACCGTGAAAAGCGGGCAAGGCGGGTCTTGTGCCCTGTCCAGTGCGTCGCCTCGTGGGCAAGAGTTTGATAGTAGCCTGCCGCGTCGTGGAAAGTCGCAATCGGCGGCATGTGAATGAAGTCCTGGGCGGGGCTGTAATATGCCTGCGGTTCGTCCGTGGTACGGATTTCTGCACCGGTCGCTACAAAGAAGGCGTCAAGCTCCGGGTTGGCTTCGGTCCCCAGATCGCGGGCCGGTTCGGCAGGGGCGCCGTAATATTCTGCGGGCAAGTCGTCGATCTGCTCCGCATTGAAAACCCGATAAGCCTTCAGATAAGGCAGGCGGCGGTCTTCGCCGGTTTCTTCGTCTGTGCGGTCAAAGGTGCCATATTTTACAACAGTGGAAGACTTTTCGCCTTTGCGAACTCGTCCCCCTGCTTCCTTCGCCTGTTTGTAGGTGAACCAGTGGGCGGCGCGATAACCCTTGTCATCCGCGGCCAGCCACAGCATCAAGACGTTGATCCCGGAATATGCTTCGCCGTTGCTGCGCAGTGGGAACGGTGCGCCGCCCTTCTCGCCGGTCCACGGCTTGCGCCACGCAGGTGTGCCTGCTTCGATGCTGGCAATGATGCTGTCGGTGACGTGGGCGTAAAGATCGAATTTGTCAGCCATGTCTGGCCTCCTTGTGGTGATGCCCTATCGGTCTGGTGCCGAAAATTGGGGCGGGGTTTCTGGCGAGGAAGCGCGAAGCGCGCCCCTCTCCTGAAATCCTGCCTCCCGGCGAGGGCCGGGGGGGAACCGCCGCAATGGGAAAATCAAGCAGACAAGGGGGTGGTGCGGCCCGCAGCCGAAGGCGAGGACACGGCCCCGCAGGATGCGCAGCATTTTCTTGTTGCGGTGGGGGACCGGCGGTCCCCTAGACGGACGCGCCAAAGGCGCGGCCCTGGGATGCAGGGGGCGTTCGGGCAAGCCCCGAATCCCCCCTGCCAGTGTGATCGCCGCGCAAGCGCGGGGATCTCCAAACCTTCTTGGTGCGGGCTTTCCACCCCGCCCAGCCAAGGGGACGAGGCAGGGCCTTGCAGGCAACGAGCTGGACGCGGCCAATATTGCGCAGGACAGCGAGGCGACCTGTGGTAATGTCTGGCAAGTCCGCCGCCATCACGGCCCTGGGGCTGTCTGCCCCCTGCGCCTACGGCGCTCCCCAAGATATTGTAGAGAAGATGAAAGAGCGGAAAACCCGCGCGCTCGATCCTGGGCACCGCAAAAGGCCGAGTGAAACGAGGGACGCCCGTCACCCGAAGGGCAGAGACGGACGCCCTGCCCCGACCATTCGCCCGCGTCGAACCGCTGGCTCGGGACGAGATAGAGGGCGGCGCATTTTGGGCAAAGGGAGAGGCAGGGCAGCTGGCTCGGGTCGGTGCAGCCGACGATCGACTAGGACCCGGTCCTGAGCGGGCGCGTCAGCGAACGATCAGGATTTGCCTGAATACTTCACCTTCATTTGAAAAATGTAGCCCTACAACAACACTTGAAGGATATGCTTTTCAGCAATACTATATATCCTGAAAGGATATTCTCATGGCCCTCTACATCAAAGACCCAGACGTTGATAGACTGGTGGACCGCTACCTTGTGGCCTCCGGCGCAAAGACGAAAACCGAAGCTGTTCGCACTGCCCTGCTCAACAGTATAGCTGCCTTGGAGAAGCAAGAAACCCTGGCTGCGCGCGTTGCGAAGGTGCAGCGGAAGGCAGCCGAAGCCGGGCTTAAGCCCCGCGAAAGCGACGATAAACCGTTTATGGACGAGCTGTGGGGTGGCGATTGATGTTCATTGACGCCAGCGCGCTGTGCGCCGTCCTACTGAATGAGCCGGAAGCTCCGGCGATGCTCAAGGCGATGGAACAGGCCCGAGGCAAATTGATGATCTCGCCAGTTGTGCGGGTGGAAACGACGCTCGGAACAGCGCGGAACCTGAGAGACGCGGACGGGGCGACACACATGAGCGAGGCACACTTCGATAAAGCGAGTGAACTTGTGACAGAGCTGCTCGAGTCGCTCGGCGCTCGGGAGATGCACCTTACCGAGAGCATGGGCACGGCAGCAATTGCCGCCTTGAAGAAGTTTGGAAAGGTGGCCGGGCACCCTGCCCAACTCAACATGGGTGACGCACTGGCCTACGCAGCCGCAAAGGCATTCCATGCGCCCCTGCTCTACAAGGGAAACGATTTTGCGAAGACCGATCTGGCCTGAAGATCGAGGACATGGGCCGGAGGGTGCAAGTGGAACGGACTACGGGGGCAACAGACCTTCGATGCGCAGTCCACGAACTGGAACAATGCGGAATTTTGCGGCCTTTGGTATTTTCAGATCAAATGGCCGCTTTCTCATAGTTTGCCGATTGTTCCAATTCTAAGATGTCGCCCTCTGG carries:
- a CDS encoding ParB/RepB/Spo0J family partition protein, with product MARNLTSTLDKLAAAGKLDSINNKKKPVAGDGQAEIKLTLIESDPEQPRRTFDQGKLRSLSDNIKIHGILQPITVQPANDDGKHLIIMGERRWRAAKLAGLKSIPAFVKEATSQLRAIQITENVQRADLTTMEIAVAVEQMKKDGMTRPQIAESLGWSQSAISRFAAVVKMPEELQELAQQNVPVLALSDLNAQWKKDEAAARDFIQATPAEDVSRVTVAALRNAIEAGQGPQNAPAEPPKTNLEPVLSALTSAADADTDKGARKSPTGQVAILCQQGDKIGRILTDRKAKTNKALLVSFENGERIEEVALTDIVLFEVTEL
- a CDS encoding ParA family protein → MKKIVVANNKGGVGKTTIASQIVFSLAGRGHSVIAVDLDSQRNLTSSFEHCLVIGDALDMVLDAKPFKAGLGAGEINVIAGHKDLQAQNTDDVMVNVSSALSNSNGADFCVIDTPPSFGDVVYGALLGADYLLVPIELKKYSLDGIEMALEAFIAAQAVNDDLQLLGFLPSRFDAVKQVERDALAAVAAEFEQVVIRHQIRNRVAYVVAQEDGVPLSEIKTKSGKGAQEEFGAFFDWLYGKVNGGA
- a CDS encoding ArdC family protein, coding for MADKFDLYAHVTDSIIASIEAGTPAWRKPWTGEKGGAPFPLRSNGEAYSGINVLMLWLAADDKGYRAAHWFTYKQAKEAGGRVRKGEKSSTVVKYGTFDRTDEETGEDRRLPYLKAYRVFNAEQIDDLPAEYYGAPAEPARDLGTEANPELDAFFVATGAEIRTTDEPQAYYSPAQDFIHMPPIATFHDAAGYYQTLAHEATHWTGHKTRLARFSRFADRKPYAFEELIAEIGNCMVCARLGLIPDFGQSGAYIKSWLCALKDDKRLIFKAAREAQKATDFLVKGESVEAERAAA
- a CDS encoding type II toxin-antitoxin system VapB family antitoxin, whose product is MALYIKDPDVDRLVDRYLVASGAKTKTEAVRTALLNSIAALEKQETLAARVAKVQRKAAEAGLKPRESDDKPFMDELWGGD
- a CDS encoding type II toxin-antitoxin system VapC family toxin, translated to MFIDASALCAVLLNEPEAPAMLKAMEQARGKLMISPVVRVETTLGTARNLRDADGATHMSEAHFDKASELVTELLESLGAREMHLTESMGTAAIAALKKFGKVAGHPAQLNMGDALAYAAAKAFHAPLLYKGNDFAKTDLA